In the Callospermophilus lateralis isolate mCalLat2 chromosome 19, mCalLat2.hap1, whole genome shotgun sequence genome, GATGTTATGGCTGCCCACATGGTGAGTTCCTTGAACTGAAAGGCCCTCTTTTCCCCTCACATCACTCCTCAGTACCAAAGTCAGACTAGAGTCCTTAAAAATATACAAACACCTCATTCTCATGACTATGGCCTCAGCACCCTCCCTAATGCTACAGTTCTGCATAGTtctcccttcaacctagaagtgagCAGGGTTTCCAGTGCTCACACTTTACTCACCTCCCAACCCCTGTGGCTGGAACCACATTCCTACAACTTTCAAATATGAGAAACCCTTCTGCTTTTTTTCCTTGGGGAAGCTTCTGGGGTCCTTGGCTCCATTGCACAAATGAGAAAAACTGATACCCAAAATAAGGTATTGACCCACCCAAAATAAGGTATTGACCCACCCAAGATCACTCTCTTTCATTTCTCCAAACAGCCTGTTGAGATTACCCACATTCCACACCTGCAGTTCAAGATCTCTAATTCTGGCCCTTAATTCAGACCAGCTCCCCTCTTCTTTGGGGATTTGAGTGAATTCTAGCCATGATCTTTCTCACCTTGAGGCTAAGGGAACTGTTAGGCTAAGGGAGATACTGTTCAGTCCAACCTCTCTTGCTCTTGACACCTCTCTCTCTTCTAGGTCCCCCTGGTCCCTCAAGAGAAGAACTCTATTCCACAGCAACACAGCAATCTTCAAGATTCTGTCTGCAGCCAGTCACGTGCCTCACCACCCGAAAAGATCAAGTGGCCTTCACAGGCCAGGTGAGCATGGCAGGATGGGGAATCAGCTGGGGACACAGCTGAGCCCACTGagttttttgttccctttccagGCCTCCTGACCCCCTGCATTTGTGCCGAGAACCCTTGAGTCGAATCCATCGGCCCTCTTCTACCCTGAGGCAACGATCAAGGACAACCCCCATCCCAGAGGAGAGCCCTTCACCAAAGGTGGGCCGGGGCCCCCAACCTACCCTGGTGGTGATGCTAGAAGACATTGCTGGTCCCAGACTCCCAGCTGAGGTATAGAACTTGGGGAAGGATGATAGGGGTTTAGCTGGGGCATTCCAGCAGGGttataaaagagaaataagatGATTTCTCTCAGGGCAAGAATCACACAGCATTTTAGGTAACATACAATACCTGAGCAAAAATTATATGAAAGTCTTAAGTGTGAACCCAAGCAGGTAGCTGGGGACTGAAAGAGCCAGGGCATAGGGAACTAAGGAAGCCAAAGGCAGCTTCCCTGCTTCTCCACATATATCCCTTGTTTATATCCAGGACTTCGTGGATGAGAACCCCACCTTCGCCATCCCATCACAAAGGTGAGAGGGGCTGGGGAAGGGATCATCCCGGTAGCCAGAGCTAGGGACATCAGGATTTATTTTTCAGTCTTCCTTGTAGCACCTTTAAGGGACAGGGGTGCCATGCACAAGCTTTTcctagagactgaggcaggagaattgcaagttcaaagccagcctcagcaatttagcaaggccttaagcaacttagtgagaccttgtctcaaaataaaaaataaaaatggctagggatgtgtcccagtggttaagcacccctgagtttaatccctggtaccaaaaaataaaataaataagtaaaaaagataaataaagggctggggatgtggctcaagcggtagcgtgctcgcctggcatgcgtgcggcccgggttcgatcctcagcaccacatacaaacaaagatgttgtgtccgccaagaactaagaaataaatatttaaaaaaaaaaaaaaagataaataaaaaggattggggatatatAGTTCAGTAACAGAGTGTCccaggtttaattcccagtatccgccccccccaaaaaaaaaaaaaaaaaaaaaacaaaggacagAGGAGGTGGTGGCTTAGGTGAGATTTAGACCTGGAAACCTTCACCCGAAACCTTTATCTTGCCCCTTAACCTCAGAGTTGAGCCCATGGCAAAGGTTCACCAGCTAATGCCTGCATCTGAGGACCTAGAACCTCCATTCCAGCCGTCCACCCTTACTGCAGACCCACCAGAGAGCCCACCACCAGGTAAGGATGAGGGTTGAGACTGTGAACTAAGATTTCTGGAAGTATCAGGTgcagaggtgggggtggggtccTCCCAGAGTGGAACATAGTGCATGAAAATGGAATTTAGAGGCTTTGAGGTTTAACTCCCAATTGTAGGACTTAATTTTTAGGAGTTTATTCCTCTGTGGATAAAGATTATTGTTTGAGACAGAGGCCAAGGCTACTAAGTTGGGGCTTAGACACCCACAGCTAAGGAATGCCTACCTGTGACCCTCTCCTTTCCTTAGCCCCAGATCCTGCTCTGGAGTCCCCATCGACCCCACCACCATCCAGTCTTTTACGCCCCCGCCTCAGTCCCTGGGGCTTGGCCCCCCTCTTCCGTTCCGTCCGCTCCAAGCTGGAGAGTTTCGCTGACATCTTCCTCACGCCCAACAAGACCCCGCGGGCCCCACCCCCATCATCTCCCATGAAGCTGGAGTTGAAGATTGCCATCTCAGAGGCTGAGCAGTCCCGGGCTGAGGGCATTACATCTGTTAGTCCCCGGCCCCCTATCCGCCAGTGGCGGGCTCAGGACCATAATACCCCAGCACCTCTCCCTAAGCTTTCTCTGGGCCGAAGCCACTCCTGCCCTGATCTGGGGCCCCCTGGCCCAGCTACCTGCACCTGGCCCCCTGTTCCACCCCAAACAAGCTGGTCCAGGCCCCGGCGGCACACTGTGGGTGGTGGGGAGATGGCCCGAGCCCCACCACCTCCTCGGCCCTGTCTCCGGAAAGAGGTCTTCCCTCTTGGAGGAATGGTTGCCTCCCCTTCTCTCACCACATCTTGCTCGTCCAGTGCATCCACCTCCTCCTTCTCCGAACCAGCAGAACCCAGGTAgtgcactcaataaacccttgaaGCCCTGGCCACAGTCTGGGTCCAGCTTCCTTAAGTATTCAGTGGGCAGGAGATGGGGATATTGCTGTGAATCTTGTTGGTTCCTGAGCCTTGACCTTCTCTGCAGATTGGGCTCAACCATGGGGAAGGAACCAAGATCCTCAAAAGACCAGGTGCTTTCAGACCCTGAGACCAAGGTAGGATTACAGCTTAGAGGGAGGAGACAAATGGATTCCCAGCTGTCTGTACTTCATGGAAGCCACTCTTTAACTACCTACACCATTTTTGCAGACTATGGGAAAGGTTTCTGGATTCAGAATACGCAAGACACCAGTCCGTCCTCAAATAAACCTTACACCAATGGGGCTGCCTCGACCAGTCAGGTGAGAGATTCACTAGGCAGGGAGCTGCTTTGGTCCAGCAGGTGGAGGCTTATGTCCCCTGAAGTATGGCTTTGTCTCCTCTCAGGGAGCACAGTCCCGCCTGGAGGAGATAGTTTGGCATGGACATGGTTTGTGCTTAGAACTTCCTGTCTGCCTCACACAGCACTCCTGGCCCTGGCATGATCCAGAAACTGAAATACAGACCAGGCCTTACCTAGCCCTCCTTCAGGCCCCACTGGCCCAAGGTTTCTCAGTGGCCTCTGCTCTTTGCTCCCAGGTTAAACAAGAAGGAGTTCAGCTTGGAAGAAATTTATACCAACAAGAATTATCAATCACCCACAACCAGGAGGTGAGGAACTTTGAAAGCTTGAAGGTGGTGGAGAAGGCCAGAACCAATGGCCTGTTGGTAAATAGATCCTCTCCCTATCTGGTCCAGGACCTTTGAGACCATCTTTGAGGAACCCCGGGAGCGCAATGGGACTCTGATTCTCACCAGCTCAAGGAAGCTCCGGCGGGCTGTAGAATTTCGGGACAGCAGTCTTCCCCGATCCCGGCGGCCATCCCGTGGGGTCCGGGCAGCAGCTAGCAG is a window encoding:
- the Prr14 gene encoding LOW QUALITY PROTEIN: proline-rich protein 14 (The sequence of the model RefSeq protein was modified relative to this genomic sequence to represent the inferred CDS: inserted 1 base in 1 codon), translated to MDLPGDSSSSNRLCRQPLARSLWEARSPKRPRLQPVGAPSPLEKASRRVLAVVLEDVMAAHMVPLVPQEKNSIPQQHSNLQDSVCSQSRASPPEKIKWPSQARPPDPLHLCREPLSRIHRPSSTLRQRSRTTPIPEESPSPKVGRGPQPTLVVMLEDIAGPRLPAEDFVDENPTFAIPSQRVEPMAKVHQLMPASEDLEPPFQPSTLTADPPESPPPAPDPALESPSTPPPSSLLRPRLSPWGLAPLFRSVRSKLESFADIFLTPNKTPRAPPPSSPMKLELKIAISEAEQSRAEGITSVSPRPPIRQWRAQDHNTPAPLPKLSLGRSHSCPDLGPPGPATCTWPPVPPQTSWSRPRRHTVGGGEMARAPPPPRPCLRKEVFPLGGMVASPSLTTSCSSSASTSSFSEPAEPRLGSTMGKEPRSSKDQVLSDPETKTMGKVSGFRIRKTPVRPQINLTPMGLPRPVRLNKKEFSLEEIYTNKNYQSPTTRRTFETIFEEPRERNGTLILTSSRKLRRAVEFRDSSLPRSRRPSRGVRAAASRTLTPNLVPSPDVGTLLQQRLEELDALFLEEEXIDGEQPHQP